Proteins from a genomic interval of Bacteroidota bacterium:
- a CDS encoding four helix bundle protein gives MEYSYVDISEEFLWLGAEIVMISGKLAKTSNYGAMINQLLRSGTSAGANYEEACGAQSKADFIHKLHICFKELKETNYWLRLIEMSKILPADSISPALGKSQMLLNIIGKSLVTSKRNKDEK, from the coding sequence ATGGAATATTCATACGTCGACATATCTGAAGAATTTCTGTGGCTTGGAGCGGAGATCGTCATGATTTCCGGCAAACTGGCAAAGACATCCAATTATGGAGCTATGATCAATCAGCTATTGCGCAGTGGCACATCTGCCGGCGCTAATTATGAAGAAGCCTGTGGAGCACAGAGCAAAGCAGATTTTATTCATAAACTTCATATCTGTTTTAAGGAACTGAAAGAAACCAATTACTGGCTTCGGCTCATTGAAATGTCCAAAATACTACCGGCCGATTCGATTTCACCAGCACTGGGAAAATCTCAGATGTTGCTTAATATTATCGGAAAATCACTGGTGACGAGTAAGAGGAATAAAGATGAAAAATGA